A segment of the Campylobacter showae CSUNSWCD genome:
GACGAGGTTTAGCTCGGCGATAACGGCGATGGATCAGACGCTGTTTTTGCCTCTAACTAGGCGAATAATAAATTTCCTCGAGCAAAACGGCGCGAAAAACGGGCTAAAGATCACGCACGAGCAGATCGCAAACGACATCGCTAGCGCGCGAGAGGCGGTATCAAGAGCGCTAAAAGAGATGCAGAAAAAGGGGCTCGTCGAGCTAAAACGCGGGGTCGTGACGTTAAGGTGACTTTGTTACATATTTAAATTTTAAAATGCGCTATGATTTGACAATAACTTCTAAAAGGAGCTTTTATGCAAAGCATCGACAGAAGAGGCGCCTTGAAAATTTTAGGCGCGGCGGGGCTAGCGGCGGCGGGAGTCGCAGGAGCTAGCAAGCTAAATGCGGGAGAAAATGCGGACATCCGCGCAAATATCCTAATAATCGGCGGCGGTCTAGGCGGCATCAGCCTAGCGGCGAAACTACGACGAGATATGCCAAACGCCGAACTAACGGTCCTTGATAAGGACGAGTACTTCTACTATCAGCCCGGCTTTACGCTCATCGCAGCCGGTCACTATCTGCCCGAAGACATAACCTACGAAAAATCAAATTTGATCCCAGACGGCGTAAAATGGATAAAACAAAATGCCGCATCTATCGATCCGGCGACAAATTCCGTCAAGCTAGAGGACGGGTCAAATTTGAACTACGACTACCTCGTGATAGCTAGCGGAGCGGAGTATGAGTTTGAGAGCGTAAAAGGACTTAGCGCCGACGATATAGGTAGCGACAACGTGACTTCTATCTACACGATCCCAGGTGCCGTTGCTATGTCCGGCATAATGAAAAAAGTCGGCAAAGATGGCGGCAAGATAGTCTTTAGCGACAATAAAACACCGATGAAGTGTTCGGGTGCAAATAAAAAAGTAACGCTACTAACCGAAGATATGGCGCGAAATTTAGGCAACAGAGACAAGCTTGATATCTCGATATACTCGGGTGCTCGGACGATATTTTCCGCTCCTGTTTATGCTAAAATGATAGAAGGGATGCTGGAGGAGCGAGACGTGAAGTATTTTACCTCGCATCAGCTGGTTGAGGTGGATAAAAGTGCTAATATAGCGGTATTTGAGCACGCTATGCCGTACCGCGAAAACGGCGAAAATAAACTCGCTAAAGAGCTAGTCGAAGTAAAATTCGACTACCTACACCTAGTGCCTCGCATGAAGGCTTCTAAAATCTACGCTGATGCAGGGCTAAGCGTAGAAAAGGGCGATGTGGCGGGCAACTGGATTAGCCTCACGCGCGAGACGCTGCAACACTCGAAATTTAAAAATATA
Coding sequences within it:
- a CDS encoding NAD(P)/FAD-dependent oxidoreductase, yielding MQSIDRRGALKILGAAGLAAAGVAGASKLNAGENADIRANILIIGGGLGGISLAAKLRRDMPNAELTVLDKDEYFYYQPGFTLIAAGHYLPEDITYEKSNLIPDGVKWIKQNAASIDPATNSVKLEDGSNLNYDYLVIASGAEYEFESVKGLSADDIGSDNVTSIYTIPGAVAMSGIMKKVGKDGGKIVFSDNKTPMKCSGANKKVTLLTEDMARNLGNRDKLDISIYSGARTIFSAPVYAKMIEGMLEERDVKYFTSHQLVEVDKSANIAVFEHAMPYRENGENKLAKELVEVKFDYLHLVPRMKASKIYADAGLSVEKGDVAGNWISLTRETLQHSKFKNIFAIGDACGFPAGKTGASIRKMYPVLAQNLADVIKGREPSARYGGYTACPLLTKFGKAVMVEFNWTGKPEPTIACMGATRESYLNWAMKLYMMKPMVMQGMIRGLA